From Acidimicrobiales bacterium:
GCTCGACGTCGCGGAGGCGCACGCTGATCGTCTTGCTGTGCAGGCCGAGGCGGTCGCCTGCGCTCTGCATGGTGCCCTCCGCCCACAGTGTCGCTTCCAAGGCCTGCAACAGGCGCCGCCGCCGGCCGGGGGGCAGGGCGAGCACGGGGCCGAGCACGTCGTCGACGAAGGCGCGGGCGCTGGCGGGGTCGGCGGTCGACAGCAGGCGGTGCGCCGTGAGCTGCCGGGCGTCGACCACCCCGGGCGGGCAGGCGGCCCGGCGGGCGACGGCGAGCACTTCGCAGCCCCGCCGGTAGGCCGCATGCAGAGCGGCCGGGCCTTCCACGGGCGGCGACGGGAGCACCAGCACGCCGTCGTCTTCGGCCGTGGCCACCGCGCACGTCAGCGCCGCCTCGGCTTGTTCGGCGGGCACCACGAACACCGCATGGAGCACCGGATCGGCCCGCAAGGAACCGTCGAAGGCTGCGGGCACCGCCTCGGCCACCCGCTCCTTGATTCGGCGCAGCGGGTCGATGGCCGGCGCCGCAGGCCCGGCCAGGCCCAGTTGCAGCACCACGAACGGCTGGACCAGGTCGACGTCGAGGGCGGCGGCCAGGCGCAAGGCATCGTGTTCGGAGCCGAAGGCGCCCGACAACACTTCCTCCACCAACTCGCGTTGGGCCCGCGCTTGGGCCATGAGCCCCTTGCGGGCGTGCTCGTTGGCGCCCTTGGCCATGGCGGCCGCCGCTTGCTGCATGTACTCGAAGGCCTCGGCGCCCAGTCGCCCGATGGCCGAGGGCATGGCGTCGGTCACCGGCCGGGCCGCAGCCCGGTCGAGCATGTGCGCCCAGCCCCACCGCAGGGCCACCCGCACGGCCGCCAGCATGTCCTCGGGCGGAACGCCCTGGGCGGCGCGCACCGTGCCGATGGCGACGATGCCTTCGACCTCCTCCGGCGTCAGGCGCCGGCGTTCGGCCAACAGCCCGATGAAGGTGGTGACGGTGTGCACCACGCCTTGGGCCACCACCCGGCTGTCGTCCTCGCTGAGCGCCGCGTAAGTTGGCACCTCGCGGCGCATGCCCGCCAGCACCGCCTGCACCATGGCATCGGGGTCGGCCCGCAGCTCGGCCACCACATCGTCGAGCAGAGCAGCGACCTCAGGGTCGTCAGGCCAGTCCTGCTCCACCACGACGGCCGACGGCATCCTTGCCACCACGCACCCCCCAGGGCTCGGTGCTACGTATTGTCATCACCGTACAGCGCGGTTGGGAGGTGGTCGAACCGTTGATTTCGCAGTAGTCGCGTCGCGTCGCGCGACTACTGCGAAATCGTCGGGGTCAGCGCGCCGCGGCCTTCGTCGGCCGGCGGGCCGCCTTCTTGGGTGCAGGCGCCAGGAACGCCGCCAACTCGTCGCCTTCGAGCACCTCGTGTTCCCGCAACGCCTCGGCCATGGCGTCGAGGCGGCGGCGCTCGCCCCGCAGCAACTGGGTGGCCTCGGCC
This genomic window contains:
- a CDS encoding helix-turn-helix domain-containing protein, whose protein sequence is MPSAVVVEQDWPDDPEVAALLDDVVAELRADPDAMVQAVLAGMRREVPTYAALSEDDSRVVAQGVVHTVTTFIGLLAERRRLTPEEVEGIVAIGTVRAAQGVPPEDMLAAVRVALRWGWAHMLDRAAARPVTDAMPSAIGRLGAEAFEYMQQAAAAMAKGANEHARKGLMAQARAQRELVEEVLSGAFGSEHDALRLAAALDVDLVQPFVVLQLGLAGPAAPAIDPLRRIKERVAEAVPAAFDGSLRADPVLHAVFVVPAEQAEAALTCAVATAEDDGVLVLPSPPVEGPAALHAAYRRGCEVLAVARRAACPPGVVDARQLTAHRLLSTADPASARAFVDDVLGPVLALPPGRRRRLLQALEATLWAEGTMQSAGDRLGLHSKTISVRLRDVERYTGLRADRADELLLLEVAFVLFRLFDQS